The genomic segment AGCGCGTGGGCGTCGGTCTCTCCGAAGCCTTCGAGGCCGGCCATGCGCTCGACGGCACCGCGCACGATGGGCAGGCACTTGGTGCTGCTGTGGATCGAGAGTTCCACGCGGTTGGAATCCGACATCAGTCTCTGACCTCTGCGGGTGCGGCGATTCCCGATCCGTGGCCTACGTCTGCGGGCGGTGCCGCCTTCCGGGAAGTATCCTGATTCATTGACATCTTGTGCGCGCCTTGGTCAATGTAGGCGCGCCAGCGTTGGATGGCGGCGAGACGGTCGGCGCTGCTCTGGCCCGATTCCAGCCCGAAGCGCTCGCCCGTGAGGCGCTCCAGCGCCAGCATGGCGAAAAACTGCACGCCGCTGTCCTCATCTTCGAGGCGATCGACGATCAGGGGGACCGCCGCCCGGTCGTCGGCCTTGGCAGCGGCCTGGACGGCCATGATGCGCTCGGTGGGGTCGTCGGAGTTGAAGTTGGCGCGATAGGGCGGGATGTTGCATCCGACGAGCGCGAGGGAGGCGATGGCCCAGGCGTGGGTGAAAGGACGTCGGGATGGGCGGTGCTGCCAGATCAAACGAAGGCTCCTGCTTGGATTAGTCTACGAGGACAGGGGCGGTGGTACAAATTCCGGTGGTGAACCTGGGCTGTGAGTTGTTGAAACGTGAAAGAGGTGATACGCGACGGTGCGTGAGAAAGGGGCGGCGGGCACGTTTCAAGGATCGTTGAAATATAAGCGGGACGTGCGTTGAGCAGGCAGGCGACGCAGCGTCAAGCGTCAAACAGAAAGGAAGTGCGGCATGGGTCGAAATCAGGGCGCGACAGGAATGGCGCTGGCGATGTTGCTGGGTGTGTGCGGCGCGAGCGAAGCAGTTGGCGTGGATGCGAAGAACATCGCGATCGCGCGGGAGGCGGCGCAGGCGATCTTCGATGGGCAGTACGACCGGGCGGTGAAGCACTTTGACAAGACGATGTCGGCGGCGCTGGGTCCGGACAAGCTGCGCGAGACGATGGAGGGGCTGGTCGCGCAGGCGGGGAAGATGCTGTCGCTCGGCGAGCCGAAGGGTGAGCGGGCCGGGGCGCACGATGTGGTATTGATCCCCGCGCGGTTCGAGAAGGGTGCGATGCGGTTTCGGATCGTGTTATCAGCGAAGAACGAAATAGCCGGGTTGTTCATTCAACCGGACGTGCAGGCGGTGGCGTATGAGAAGGCGCCGTACGACGATCCGAGCGCCTACCAGGAGACGAATGTCGAATTCGGGCTGCCGGGCTGGCGGTTGAAGGGCAAGCTGACGGTACCGATCTCGCGGTCGCTGCATCCCGTGGTGATCCTTGTGCACGGATCGGGTCCGCACGACGCGGATGAGACGATCGGGCCGAACAAGCCGTTTCGCGATCTGGCCGGGGGCCTCGCATCGCGCGGGGTGGCGGTGCTGCGGTACGACAAGCGGACGTTCGCGCACGGAGCGAAGATCGCGTCGGTCGAGAACTTCGGCATCAAGGAAGAAGTGATTGAAGACGCGGTGGAAGCAGCGCGATTTGTTCGCAAGCAGCGTGGCAACATCGACCCGAACCGGGTGTACGTCCTCGGGCACAGTCTGGGTGCGAGCGTGGCGCCGCTGATCGCGGAGGCCGACGGGAAGTTGAGCGGGATCATCCTGGCGGCCGGCACGGGGCGCGACATGTATGAGGTCGTGCAGGAGCAGTTGGACTACCTCGCATCGCTGAAGGGCGACCAGAAGGAAGTGAATCGGAAAGTGGCGCGCGAGACGCGTGCGGCGATCCAGCGGATTCGGGGCGGGAAGGCAAAGAAGGGCGAGACGGTGCTGGGCGTGCCGGTGGCGTACTGGAACGACGTGAACGAGGCGATCGCGCGATCGGTGAAGCTGCTGTCGACGATGACGCCGCGGGTGCTGGTGATCGGCGGCGGCCGGGATTACCAGGTGACGAAGGCGGATTTCGAGATTTAT from the Planctomycetia bacterium genome contains:
- a CDS encoding alpha/beta fold hydrolase, yielding MGRNQGATGMALAMLLGVCGASEAVGVDAKNIAIAREAAQAIFDGQYDRAVKHFDKTMSAALGPDKLRETMEGLVAQAGKMLSLGEPKGERAGAHDVVLIPARFEKGAMRFRIVLSAKNEIAGLFIQPDVQAVAYEKAPYDDPSAYQETNVEFGLPGWRLKGKLTVPISRSLHPVVILVHGSGPHDADETIGPNKPFRDLAGGLASRGVAVLRYDKRTFAHGAKIASVENFGIKEEVIEDAVEAARFVRKQRGNIDPNRVYVLGHSLGASVAPLIAEADGKLSGIILAAGTGRDMYEVVQEQLDYLASLKGDQKEVNRKVARETRAAIQRIRGGKAKKGETVLGVPVAYWNDVNEAIARSVKLLSTMTPRVLVIGGGRDYQVTKADFEIYSAALKGRPNATLKWYDNLNHLFMAGKKKATPAEYEKAGHVDQRVIELIAEWVQSPIGG